A single Myxocyprinus asiaticus isolate MX2 ecotype Aquarium Trade chromosome 50, UBuf_Myxa_2, whole genome shotgun sequence DNA region contains:
- the LOC127439079 gene encoding 39S ribosomal protein L54, mitochondrial-like, which produces MTRKGTMALHNVLYSFKRLKWPSLNAYNECCVSAFLIQYRCYAKKAAIKGKGKGMVKEVIKGPEICKDPVKLCTHAVGVNIFKQGEDPPLKPKEEYPEWLFQLDLGPTKKLNELDPDSREYWKLLRKEHIWRHNKLHKGKKM; this is translated from the exons ATGACCAGAAAAGGCACAATGGCACTACATAATGTACTGTATTCTTTCAAGAGGTTAAAATGGCCTTCTCTTAATGCCTATAACGAGTGTTGTGTGAGTGCTTTTCTTATCCAGTATCGTTGTTATGCAAAGAAAGCAG CAATCAAAGGGAAAGGGAAAGGAATGGTAAAGGAAGTTATTAAGGGCCCAGAAATTTGTAAGGATCCAGTGAAACTTTGCACTCATGCAGTTGGAGTCAACATTTTCAAACAGGGCGAGGACCCACCACTTAAACCCAAGGAAGAGTATCCAGAATG GCTATTTCAGTTGGACCTTGGTCCAACCAAAAAACTTAATGAACTGGATCCAGACAGTCGGGAATACTGGAAGCTTTTAAGGAAGGAACATATTTGGAGACATAATAAACTGCATAAAGGCAAAAAGATGTAA
- the LOC127439080 gene encoding protein FAM32A-like yields MAVKQMIICYVFSWTETSRRREANMSEYVSVQKGSLKLKGVSLASKKKKKKDQERKHLEQQVLTTQNEEGTKKGYVDKRTPAQMAFDKLQEKRQMERILKKASKTHKRRVEDFNRHLDKLTEHYDIPKVSWTK; encoded by the exons ATGGCAGTAAAACAAATGATAATTTGTTATGTCTTCAGTTGGACGGAAACCAGTCGACGCAGAGAAGCAAACATGTCTGAGTATGTGTCTGTCCAGAAAGGCTCTTTAAAACTAAAAGGAGTCTCTTTGGCAAGTAAAAA AAAGAAGAAGAAGGATCAGGAAAGGAAACACTTAGAGCAGCAGGTGTTGACCACTCAAAATGAGGAGGGAACTAAGAAAGGATATGTTGACAAGAGAACACCAGCTCAGATGGCATTTGACAAATTACAAGAGAAAAGG CAAATGGAGAGAATTTTGAAGAAGGCCTCCAAAACCCACAAGAGAAGAGTTGAG GATTTCAACAGACATCTGGACAAATTAACGGAGCATTATGACATTCCCAAAGTCAGCTGGACAAAATAA